A single window of Colletotrichum higginsianum IMI 349063 chromosome 8, whole genome shotgun sequence DNA harbors:
- a CDS encoding Alkaline elastase YaB, giving the protein MPRLSKILQSALVAVTAATSTVTAVTTEGGFASGRNRLAPPASDAASGRYIVELEKSTGPNARQEDSSAADSLVGQISSLGYEATVKEDFTAISGRFRGVSVEIANSNNVTSNNSGNSSGVVDEIKSIPGVADAWPVQPIALDVSFEETTDSQRWNPHIATRVSELHDRGLTGAGQRVCVVDSGVDVDHPALLGKVAGGRNLVDGDGSSSSSAATLTDCAGHGTFVSSVIAAAHKDFAGVAPDAEIYMYKVFGCSDATSNDLVLKGMLAADSDDCDIISVSIGSNTGYADSVLSRVASEIAQDRLIVIAAGNSGEMGPYFASSPAAGRGVVSVGSVEASQTMGWPATLVSSGGHSLNISYVTYDGAKFNQTVHVPIVLDAGDSCNIAGSGSETTAVLAKRGVCDSFQSFRSIANAGFGYGILFDSYNQGAYYFDDVAASSDTLQLMAVTTASVGEWASAQVAKNYTLHLKIESDAQPAAFAAEVPSAGQVSSYTSWGPTYENGFSPIVSAPGGIVYGAFPDGRFAISSGTSFATPYISGVAALWFAHAKKDRAEFVRRLTSTALALPAFDITDGKVVGGGLAASLAQQGAGLVDAAKLFDYTTVLLSEPTLSLNDTDNRVSTHTIRIQNTGSEEITYNISHVAASTISSRNSIWYPNTYYPPLLSAAGSLSEAKTVTVAAGATSDIEVTLSAPDVTAESGALWSGKILLAGSNDELLTVPYIGIEASTYNWTPLHHSPESYRYDQTDGSLYPIDYQGLAYRPAEFDSPEVYFAFRYGTYEFSVDLVGVDWKTEQFSYPPQHSSGPRAWYGSVRFQGYEGGGYMDFPMREVVRFNLGAYTTFRSFANGTDIPSGRYRIFTRALRIFGDAANPADWQLFLSDPFSIQLGDDPIPGQNTTWTSSVPASTSAATTTMTTAAAPTTTSVATTTAPISVPGSTTTLSATATPTGLADAFTSLKLQRLQEDAPFIIDPAAWMELHVQISLPSPVPADSVISFAVPPEITDIAQDVQLSASGAQAGHASFDPETRLYTIELAEWTTWHKNMVGNFFVMCRFTPEFAASMRQGTYVVQFPTVGRVHEASTYYTAVDRSAVYERLSIAPFDGTSLYTAEVEVPSSLGPWDFVRLTTSHAANSDGFVCANSSVVVGTALDAENRITASTDVTASATEVCNVKNFRAVYNETLAGDEVLRFTVSSIQGDRDMWTLSVAYLLDVQLSNGTMVLYDQRTLAFEKNPRLRTWGFNAFEGERA; this is encoded by the coding sequence ATGCCTCGGCTGTCCAAGATCCTCCAATCGGCCCTtgtcgccgtcaccgccgccactTCGACTGTGACGGCGGTGACCACAGAGGGCGGCTTTGCCAGCGGCCGCAACCGCctcgcgccgcccgcctccgaTGCCGCGTCGGGTCGCTAcatcgtcgagctcgagaagtCGACGGGCCCCAACGCGCGCCAGGAGGACTCTTCCGCCGCCGACTCCCTCGTCGGGCAGATCTCGTCCCTCGGCTACGAGGCCACGGTCAAGGAAGACTTCACCGCCATCTCGGGCCGCTTCAGGGGCGTCTCGGTCGAGATcgccaacagcaacaacgTCACCTCAAATAACAGCGGCAACTCGTCTGGGGTCGTTGACGAGATCAAGAGCATCCCGGGCGTTGCCGACGCCTGGCCGGTGCAGCCCATCGCGCTCGACGTCTCGTTCGAGGAGACGACGGACTCGCAGAGGTGGAACCCGCACATCGCCACGCGCGTCAGCGAGCTGCACGACCGCGGCCTCACCGGCGCGGGCCAGCGCGTCTGCGTGGTCGACAGCGGCGTTGACGTCGACCACCCGGCGCTGCTCGGCAAGGTGGCCGGCGGCCGGAACCTTGTCGACGGAGAcggctcttcttcttcctcggccgccaccCTCACGGACTGCGCCGGCCACGGCACGTTCGTCTcctccgtcatcgccgccgcgcaTAAGGACTTCGCCGGCGTGGCCCCCGACGCGGAGATCTACATGTACAAGGTGTTTGGGTGCAGCGACGCGACGTCCAACGACCTGGTGCTGAAGGGcatgctcgccgccgactcggacgactGCGACATCATCTCCGTGTCCATCGGCAGCAACACGGGCTACGCCGACTCCGTGCTGTCCCGCGTGGCGAGCGAGATCGCGCAGGACAggctcatcgtcatcgcGGCGGGCAACTCGGGCGAGATGGGGCCGTACTTTGCCAGttccccggccgccggccgcggcgtcgtctccgtcggctCCGTCGAAGCGTCACAGACGATGGGCTGGCCCGCGACTCTCGTCTCCTCGGGCGGACATTCCCTCAACATCTCGTACGTCACGTATGACGGGGCGAAGTTCAACCAGACCGTCCACGTCcccatcgtcctcgacgccggcgactcGTGCAACatcgccggctccggctccgagACCACGGCCGTCCTGGCAAAGCGCGGCGTCTGCGATTCGTTCCAGTCCTTCAGGTCGATTGCCAACGCCGGTTTCGGGTACGGAATCCTCTTCGACTCCTACAACCAGGGCGCCTACTacttcgacgacgtcgccgcctcgtccgacaCCCTCCAGCTCATGGCCGTAacgacggcgtcggtggGAGAATGGGCGTCCGCCCAGGTCGCCAAGAACTACACTCTCCACCTCAAGATCGAGAGCGacgcccagcccgccgccttcgccgccgaggtgcCCAGCGCAGGACAGGTCTCGAGCTACACCTCATGGGGCCCGACGTACGAGAACGGCTTCTCGCCCATCGTCTCGGCCcccggcggcatcgtctACGGCGCGTTCCCCGACGGCCGGTTCGCTATCTCCTCGGGGACTTCATTCGCCACGCCGTACATCTCGGGCGTCGCCGCGCTGTGGTTCGCGCACGCGAAGAAGGACCGCGCCGAGTTCGTCAGGAGACTCACGTccaccgccctcgccctccctGCTTTCGACATCACGGACGGTAaagtcgtcggcggcgggttAGCGGCGTCTCTCGCGCAGCAGGGCGCCGGTCTCGTTGATGCGGCTAAGTTGTTCGACTACACCACCGTCCTCCTCTCGGAACCGACTCTCTCGTTGAACGACACCGACAACCGCGTGAGCACGCATACGATTCGCATCCAGAACACCGGGTCGGAGGAGATCACATACAACATCTCGCACGTCGCCGCCTCTACCATCTCTTCCAGGAACAGCATCTGGTACCCAAACACATACTACCCGCCTCTGCTCTCGGCCGCTGGCTCCTTGTCTGAGGCCAAGACCGTCAccgttgctgctggtgctACTTCGGACATCGAGGTCACCTTATCTGCTCCCGATGTCACTGCCGAGAGCGGTGCTCTCTGGAGTGGCAAGATCCTGCTCGCGGGCTCCAACGACGAGCTCCTGACGGTGCCTTAcatcggcatcgaggccTCGACCTACAACTGGACTCCCTTGCACCACAGCCCGGAATCCTACCGCTACGACCAGACCGACGGAAGCCTGTACCCGATCGACTACCAAGGTCTAGCTTACCGTCCCGCCGAATTCGACTCGCCCGAGGTCTACTTCGCCTTCCGGTACGGCACGTACGAGTTCtcggtcgacctcgtcggcgtcgactgGAAGACGGAGCAGTTCTCCTACCCGCCGCAACACTCTTCCGGCCCCCGGGCATGGTACGGGTCCGTTCGGTTCCAGGGAtacgagggcggcggctacATGGACTTCCCTATGCGCGAGGTCGTCCGCTTCAACCTCGGCGCCTACACCACCTTTCGATCcttcgccaacggcaccgacATCCCGTCGGGCCGCTACCGCATCTTCACGCGCGCCCTCCGCATCTTTGGCGACGCGGCGAACCCGGCCGACTGGCAGCTCTTCCTCTCGGACCCCTTTTCCATCCAGCTGGGCGACGATCCCATCCCCGGACAGAATACGACGTGGACTTCGAGTGTCCCGGCGTCAACATCCGCGGCAACGACAACGATGACGACTGCGGCTGCTCCTACGACCACCTCGGTCGCCACGACTACGGCCCCGATCTCCGTCCCTGGCAGTACCACGACGCTCTCAGCAACTGCTACGCCCACCGGCCTCGCTGACGCCTTCACCTCTCTCAAGCTTCAACGCCTGCAGGAGGACGCGCCCTTCATCATCGACCCAGCCGCCTGGATGGAGCTCCACGTCCAGATCTCCCTcccgtcccccgtccccgCCGACTCAGTCATCTCCTTCGCCGTGCCCCCCGAGATCACCGACATCGCTCAGGACGTCCAGCTCTCCGCCTCGGGCGCCCAGGCCGGCCACGCCTCCTTCGACCCGGAGACCCGGCTATACACcatcgagctggccgagtGGACGACCTGGCACAAGAACATGGTCGGCAACTTCTTCGTCATGTGCCGTTTCACGCCCGAGTTCGCGGCCTCGATGAGGCAGGGCACGTACGTCGTGCAGTTCCCGACAGTCGGCAGGGTCCACGAGGCCAGCACCTACTATACCGCCGTCGACCGCTCCGCCGTCTACGAGCGGCTGTCCATCGCGCCCTTTGACGGGACGTCGCTGTACACTGCCGAGGTGGAGGTGCCCTCGTCCCTGGGGCCCTGGGACTTCGTCCGTCTCACCACCTCCCACGCGGCCAACTCGGACGGCTTCGTCTGCGCCAACTCGAGCGTGGTCGTCGGCACCGCGCTGGACGCCGAGAACCGCATCACGGCATCCACGGACGTGACGGCGTCCGCGACGGAGGTGTGCAACGTGAAGAACTTCCGGGCCGTGTACAACGAGAccctggccggcgacgaggtcctcCGCTTCACGGTGTCCAGCATCCAGGGCGACCGGGACATGTGGACGCTGAGCGTTGCGTACCTGCTCGACGTCCAGCTCTCGAACGGGACCATGGTGCTGTACGACCAGCGGACGCTGGCCTTTGAGAAGAACCCGCGCCTGAGGACCTGGGGGTTCAACGCGTTCGAGGGGGAGAGGGCGTGA